One Treponema pectinovorum DNA segment encodes these proteins:
- a CDS encoding LysR family transcriptional regulator, with product MIETYILKNLVAFADYGTLVATSEKVNITQPSITRSFQKLEQDLGIPLFDRTKNTIALNATGNLAVKYARKILLLQKEMETKLQDFYKKTIEIKIGSIAPMPLQLLTELLSTEYPKTKITGELCEENEVLFTALEKDKFQIIVTTQTRFDERFYSQEFFEEHLKLFIPKTHKLATRKSVCLKDLAGETFIMLSDLGFWKKIKTDLIPNAKFIEQNDIEGLKDIVENSTLPAFVTDFTEKSDLLPPIKKANRIAIPITDEQVNVKFYAVCRVEMMRQLKQILQ from the coding sequence ATGATTGAAACCTATATTCTCAAAAATCTTGTTGCCTTTGCAGATTATGGAACTCTTGTGGCAACAAGCGAAAAAGTGAATATTACACAACCTTCTATAACTCGCTCGTTTCAAAAATTGGAGCAGGATTTAGGAATTCCGCTTTTTGATAGAACAAAAAATACAATCGCTTTAAATGCAACAGGAAACCTTGCCGTAAAATACGCAAGGAAAATTCTTTTACTGCAAAAAGAAATGGAAACAAAATTGCAGGATTTTTACAAAAAGACAATCGAAATAAAAATTGGCTCGATTGCGCCAATGCCATTGCAATTACTTACGGAACTTTTAAGCACAGAATACCCGAAAACAAAAATTACAGGTGAACTTTGCGAAGAAAATGAAGTGCTTTTTACTGCTTTGGAAAAAGATAAATTTCAAATTATAGTAACAACACAAACGCGTTTTGATGAGCGATTTTATTCACAGGAATTTTTTGAAGAGCACTTAAAACTTTTTATTCCAAAAACACACAAACTTGCAACAAGAAAATCTGTATGCTTAAAAGACCTTGCAGGCGAAACTTTTATAATGCTTTCTGACTTGGGATTTTGGAAAAAAATAAAAACAGATTTGATTCCAAATGCAAAATTTATCGAGCAAAATGATATAGAAGGTCTCAAAGATATAGTAGAAAATTCAACACTCCCGGCGTTTGTTACAGATTTTACAGAAAAGTCGGATTTGTTGCCTCCAATAAAAAAAGCAAACCGAATTGCAATTCCAATTACAGATGAACAGGTAAATGTAAAATTCTATGCAGTGTGCCGAGTAGAGATGATGAGGCAGCTTAAACAGATATTGCAATAA
- the gdhA gene encoding NADP-specific glutamate dehydrogenase: MALKEFNVKNAYCKSVWEDVKVRYADQEHFLQAAGLVLETLSPVVDTMPELEKTAVLERFLEPERIIMFRVPWTDDQGKPRVNRGFRVQFNSALGPYKGGLRFSPEVNLDVLKFLGFEQVLKNSLTTLPMGGGKGGADFDPHGKSDAEVMRFCQSFITELYRHIGADTDVPAGDKGVGGREVAYMFGQYKRITNQFTGVLTGKGLDFGGSLIRTEATGYGLIYFAQCMLKAAGTDFKGKTAIISGDGNVAEYACEKINEFGGKVLTLSDSTGYILDEDGIDAEKLAFVKQFRSERKKIDTYLTKYPKAKFFKGEKPWGVKADCAFPCATQDEIFMEDAKKLVANGVKLVAEGANMPTRADAIEFLQKNDVLFAPGKAANAGGVAVSGLEMSQNSERLSWTREEVDEKLKRIMTNIHDNAYATAKKYAPSKTVDYVSGANIYGFLKVARAMAAQGLV; encoded by the coding sequence ATGGCACTAAAAGAATTTAATGTAAAAAACGCTTATTGTAAGAGCGTTTGGGAAGATGTAAAAGTTCGCTATGCAGATCAGGAGCATTTTTTACAGGCGGCAGGACTTGTTCTCGAAACACTTTCGCCAGTTGTGGATACAATGCCAGAACTCGAAAAAACAGCAGTTTTGGAACGATTTTTGGAACCAGAAAGAATCATCATGTTTAGAGTGCCTTGGACAGACGACCAGGGAAAGCCTCGTGTAAACCGCGGTTTTAGAGTTCAGTTTAACTCGGCACTCGGTCCATACAAGGGGGGGCTTCGTTTTTCTCCAGAAGTAAATTTGGATGTTCTAAAGTTTTTGGGTTTTGAGCAGGTTTTAAAAAATTCGCTCACAACTCTTCCAATGGGTGGCGGCAAGGGTGGTGCCGATTTTGACCCTCACGGAAAATCCGACGCAGAAGTCATGAGATTCTGCCAGTCATTTATAACAGAACTCTATCGCCATATAGGCGCAGACACAGACGTTCCAGCTGGCGACAAGGGTGTTGGCGGACGCGAAGTTGCTTACATGTTTGGTCAGTATAAGAGAATCACAAATCAGTTTACAGGCGTTTTAACTGGAAAAGGTTTGGATTTTGGTGGTTCTTTGATTCGTACAGAAGCAACAGGTTACGGACTTATCTATTTTGCACAGTGCATGCTAAAGGCTGCCGGAACAGATTTTAAAGGAAAAACAGCGATAATCTCTGGCGACGGAAACGTAGCAGAATACGCTTGCGAAAAAATCAATGAATTTGGCGGAAAAGTTTTAACACTTTCAGATTCTACAGGCTACATTTTAGACGAAGATGGAATCGATGCAGAAAAGCTCGCATTTGTAAAACAGTTCCGCAGTGAGCGCAAAAAGATAGACACTTATCTTACAAAATATCCAAAGGCAAAATTCTTTAAGGGAGAAAAACCTTGGGGCGTAAAAGCAGACTGTGCTTTTCCTTGTGCAACTCAAGATGAAATCTTCATGGAAGATGCAAAAAAATTGGTTGCAAATGGTGTAAAACTCGTTGCAGAAGGAGCAAATATGCCAACTCGTGCCGATGCTATAGAGTTTTTGCAGAAAAATGATGTACTTTTTGCACCAGGAAAAGCGGCAAATGCAGGCGGAGTGGCAGTTTCTGGACTGGAAATGAGCCAAAACTCAGAACGCTTGTCTTGGACACGCGAAGAAGTTGATGAAAAACTTAAGAGAATAATGACAAATATTCACGACAACGCTTATGCCACAGCAAAAAAATATGCGCCATCAAAAACAGTTGACTATGTTTCAGGCGCAAACATCTACGGATTTTTAAAAGTTGCAAGAGCAATGGCAGCTCAGGGACTCGTATAA
- a CDS encoding aldo/keto reductase has product MDYVTLSNGIKMPQLGYGVFQVTKEEAERCVSDALEVGYRSIDTAQSYFNEEEVGNAISSSGVARSDIFLTTKVWIEHYGYDACKASVEQSLKKLKTDYLDLMLLHQPFGDSYGAWRALEDLYEQGVLKAIGISNFYADRVVDFASFNRIKPMVNQVECHPLNQQIEAKNWNDKYGIQLEAWAPFGEGRGNLFENPVLTEIAKAHQKTTAQVMLRWHLQRGIVVIPKSTHKNRMEENLNVFDFSLTDEEMKKIASLDTQTSSFFSHQDPNMVEWFVRMVEERKNKA; this is encoded by the coding sequence ATGGATTACGTAACTCTATCAAACGGAATTAAGATGCCGCAGTTGGGATACGGAGTGTTTCAGGTTACAAAAGAAGAAGCAGAACGCTGTGTAAGCGATGCCTTAGAAGTTGGCTACCGCTCAATCGATACTGCACAGAGTTATTTTAATGAAGAAGAAGTTGGAAATGCAATTTCAAGTTCTGGAGTTGCACGCAGCGATATCTTTTTAACAACAAAAGTTTGGATTGAACATTACGGTTATGATGCTTGTAAGGCTTCTGTTGAACAATCGCTTAAAAAATTAAAGACGGACTATCTTGACTTAATGCTTTTGCACCAGCCATTTGGCGATTCTTACGGTGCATGGAGAGCATTGGAGGATTTATATGAGCAGGGCGTTCTAAAGGCAATCGGAATTTCTAATTTTTATGCGGATCGTGTCGTTGATTTTGCATCATTTAATCGCATAAAACCAATGGTTAATCAAGTTGAATGTCATCCTTTAAATCAGCAGATTGAAGCAAAAAACTGGAACGACAAATATGGAATTCAGCTTGAAGCCTGGGCACCATTTGGCGAGGGAAGAGGCAATCTTTTTGAAAACCCTGTTTTAACAGAAATTGCAAAAGCTCACCAGAAAACAACAGCACAGGTTATGCTTCGCTGGCATTTGCAAAGGGGAATCGTTGTAATCCCAAAGTCAACGCATAAAAATCGCATGGAAGAAAATTTAAATGTTTTTGATTTTTCACTTACAGATGAAGAAATGAAAAAAATCGCTTCGCTAGACACTCAGACAAGTTCATTTTTTAGTCACCAAGATCCAAATATGGTGGAATGGTTTGTGCGCATGGTAGAAGAAAGAAAAAATAAAGCATAA
- the fabZ gene encoding 3-hydroxyacyl-ACP dehydratase FabZ — translation MEKFTDIESLLPHRKPFLFVDSIDSYDENGSVCTRKFTEEDFFFKGHFPEYPVVPGVILIETMAQGGGAALSLQKKFDEGCLFFLATVNNVKFKHQVRPGDTVRMEIQNKRCTKNMVVQEGKAYVGETLCAQAEWMCLVGSAK, via the coding sequence ATGGAAAAATTCACAGATATAGAATCCCTATTACCACACAGAAAACCTTTTTTATTTGTCGATTCAATCGACAGTTACGACGAAAACGGAAGTGTATGCACAAGAAAATTTACCGAAGAAGATTTTTTCTTTAAAGGACACTTCCCAGAGTATCCAGTAGTTCCTGGGGTAATTTTAATAGAAACAATGGCACAAGGTGGCGGAGCTGCGTTGAGTTTGCAGAAGAAATTTGACGAAGGTTGTCTCTTCTTTTTGGCAACGGTGAACAATGTAAAGTTCAAACATCAGGTAAGACCAGGCGACACCGTGCGTATGGAAATACAAAACAAGCGCTGCACAAAAAACATGGTAGTGCAGGAAGGCAAAGCCTACGTAGGCGAAACCCTCTGCGCCCAAGCCGAATGGATGTGCTTAGTAGGATCCGCTAAATAG
- the fabF gene encoding beta-ketoacyl-ACP synthase II → MRRVVVTGLGCVSPVGNSADETWEALKAGKSGIAPIAGYDATPFKVKYDAEVKNFNASDYMDSKEARKMARFTQLAVAASKMALDDAKLTGNTEVLDNTGIYLGVGIGGFEVTEAGFKSYFSSNFTRTSPMTIPELIPNEAAGNIAIVYNIHGPAHTICTACASGTDAIGNALDQIRSGRVDVALTGGTESAINGFTNLSFGVLQALSSKWEAEPTRASRPFDKDRDGFVMGEGSTILILEEYEHAKARGAKIYAEVAGYGATTDGYHLTAPNPDGIKGARAMTLAMNDAGIKPEDVVYYNAHGTSTHKNDSGETQMLKIAFGEAAYKLHISSTKSMTGHCLGNAGSLEAFVCIKSIEDGFIPPTINLDNQDVEGGCDLDYTANKGLKIDVPVAMSGNFGFGGHNGILVFKRVN, encoded by the coding sequence ATGAGAAGAGTAGTTGTTACAGGACTTGGTTGTGTAAGTCCAGTTGGAAATTCTGCTGATGAAACTTGGGAAGCACTCAAAGCTGGTAAAAGCGGTATCGCACCAATTGCAGGATACGATGCAACCCCGTTCAAAGTAAAATACGATGCAGAAGTAAAAAATTTCAACGCATCAGATTACATGGATTCAAAAGAAGCAAGAAAAATGGCTCGCTTTACACAGTTGGCAGTTGCAGCAAGCAAAATGGCATTGGACGATGCAAAACTCACTGGCAACACAGAAGTTTTAGACAACACAGGAATATATCTTGGCGTTGGAATCGGTGGATTTGAAGTTACAGAAGCAGGTTTTAAGAGCTATTTCTCTTCAAATTTTACACGCACTTCTCCAATGACAATCCCAGAGCTCATTCCTAACGAAGCAGCAGGAAACATCGCCATCGTTTACAATATTCACGGACCTGCACACACAATCTGTACAGCTTGCGCTTCTGGAACAGACGCAATCGGAAATGCTTTAGACCAAATCAGAAGTGGAAGGGTAGATGTTGCATTGACAGGCGGAACAGAGTCTGCAATCAACGGATTTACAAATTTGAGTTTTGGTGTTTTGCAAGCACTTTCTTCAAAATGGGAAGCAGAACCAACAAGAGCAAGCCGTCCGTTTGACAAAGATCGTGACGGATTTGTAATGGGCGAAGGTTCAACAATCCTCATCCTCGAAGAATACGAACACGCAAAAGCTCGTGGAGCAAAAATTTACGCAGAAGTTGCAGGCTACGGTGCAACAACAGATGGTTATCACCTTACAGCACCAAATCCAGATGGAATAAAAGGCGCACGTGCAATGACACTTGCAATGAACGACGCAGGAATAAAACCAGAAGATGTTGTTTACTACAATGCGCATGGAACTTCAACACACAAAAACGATTCAGGCGAAACTCAGATGCTCAAAATCGCTTTTGGAGAAGCAGCATATAAATTGCACATTTCTTCAACAAAATCGATGACAGGCCACTGCTTAGGAAACGCAGGTTCATTGGAAGCATTTGTCTGCATAAAATCAATTGAAGACGGCTTTATTCCGCCAACAATCAACTTGGACAATCAGGATGTTGAAGGCGGCTGCGACCTAGACTACACAGCAAACAAAGGCTTAAAAATTGATGTTCCAGTTGCAATGAGCGGAAACTTCGGCTTTGGCGGACACAACGGAATTTTGGTTTTCAAAAGAGTAAACTAG